CAGCAGCGGTGCTGAGGGTGTCCTCTGGCTCGACCTCCTCACCAAGGACCACGTCGATGACCTCGCCATCGTCATCCAGAAGATGTCAGGTATAAGCCTCGAGGACATCACCAAGACCACGACCACCACTCCGAGCGGAACCAGCACCACCACCTACGTCGTCGTCGGCCTTGTGATAATCATCATCGCCGGCGCGGCCTGGTACTTCACCAAGAAGAAGTGATTTCGTTCTTTCCCTTCTT
The window above is part of the Thermococcus sp. CX2 genome. Proteins encoded here:
- a CDS encoding LPXTG cell wall anchor domain-containing protein, producing SSGAEGVLWLDLLTKDHVDDLAIVIQKMSGISLEDITKTTTTTPSGTSTTTYVVVGLVIIIIAGAAWYFTKKK